Proteins from a genomic interval of Fusarium oxysporum Fo47 chromosome I, complete sequence:
- a CDS encoding Alpha/Beta hydrolase protein has translation MIINGFHPQEFEHPQLGPIVGRKRNEHVVQFRSIPYGHVAARFRHATLISELPPKQRTFTEYGHACPQTEQGMEPFGGPIPGDEKREYDEFSCLNLTITAPVSVLKSRSTQKVPVMVYVHGGGFTVGAHYGGPNDTTRMVTQACEDSRPIIVDLVDEAASLNEDPCNFALYDQRLAFQWVQKFISGFGGDIKRITAFGESAGSSSLAFHLSSNVPLFDRAILQSGTASAISPKPLANKEEEYQALLSFCGISVDDPQRLEKLRAVPTAKIVEAASSINKAAFSPLADKSFFPIIPNYLNHAQIVSDCSWIDAIITGDTVFEGYLFAHNLFGVRSEVFYQHVENALGAENAKRVLEVYEISRTMDQNLFWTRLCTLCGDVMFSLPCHILSKELWQSGKKQYRCILSLRNPFPGSFFSNVLGHHFIELVYQFMTFMERLPLQRQRDVCIGFARRWTAFAYREEPWPQYTWVDETVAVADSREGWVARSRVKDLEVSAYDEGGQRRYEKWEALDEVFRSLGEKAPTAVEALSFPTLVTLGKK, from the exons ATGATCATTAATGGCTTCCATCCTCAGGAGTTTGAACATCCTCAACTAGGTCCAATCGTTGGAAGAAAGCGAAACGAGCATGTTGTTCAGTTTCGTAGCATTCCATATGGCCATGTTGCTGCACGTTTCCGACACGCCACATTAATCAGCGAGCTACCACCAAAACAGCGCACGTTCACGGAATACGGCCATGCCTGTCCTCAAACCGAACAAGGCATGGAGCCATTTGGCGGTCCAATCCCAGGGGACGAAAAGCGAGAATACGATGAGTTTTCTTGTCTCAACCTGACCATCACAGCGCCAGTGTCGGTTTTGAAGTCTAGGAGTACCCAAAAAGTACCGGTCATGGTCTACGTCCATGGTGGAGGCTTTACAGTTGGCGCGCATTATGGTGGCCCTAATG ATACAACAAGAATGGTGACACAAGCATGCGAGGACTCGAGACCCATCATCGTA GACCTCGTCGACGAAGCCGCGTCACTCAACGAAGACCCCTGCAACTTTGCATTATACGACCAACGTCTGGCCTTCCAATGGGTCCAAAAGTTCATTTCGGGGTTTGGCGGTGACATCAAAAGGATCACCGCATTCGGCGAAAGCGCTGGCAGTTCCTCACTCGCCTTCCACCTGAGCTCCAACGTCCCCCTCTTCGATCGAGCTATTCTGCAATCCGGAACTGCATCTGCAATCAGTCCCAAGCCCCTTGCaaacaaggaagaagaatatcAGGCACTCCTTAGTTTCTGTGGGATCAGTGTGGATGATCCTCAGCGcctcgagaagctcagaGCTGTGCCAACTGCCAAGATTGTCGAGGCAGCCTCGTCTATCAACAAGGCAGCCTTTTCACCACTGGCCGACAAAAGCTTCTTTCCAATTATTCCCAATTACCTCAATCATGCTCAGATAGTATCCGATTGCTCTTGGATAGATGCTATCATTACGGGCGATACAGTCTTTGAA GGCTATCTGTTTGCACACAATCTCTTTGGTGTGCGATCTGAGGTCTTTTACCAACACGTGGAAAATGCGCTTGGAGCAGAGAATGCCAAGAGAGTATTAGAGGTATATGAAATATCCAGAACCATGGACCAGAACTTGTTCTGGACCAGGTTATGCACATTATGTGGTGATGTTATGTTCTCCT TGCCTTGCCACATCCTATCAAAAGAGCTATGGCAGAGTGGTAAGAAACAGTATCGTTGTATTCTTTCACTGCGTAATCCATTCCCCGgttccttcttctccaacgTCCTTGGCCACCATTTCATCGAACTCGTCTACCAATTCATGACGTTCATGGAGCGCTTACCTCTCCAGAGACAGCGCGATGTCTGCATCGGCTTTGCGCGACGATGGACGGCCTTTGCCTATAGAGAAGAGCCTTGGCCTCAGTATACATGGGTAGATGAGacagtggcagtggcagaTTCCCGGGAGGGCTGGGTCGCGCGGTCACGAGTGAAGGACTTGGAGGTTTCTGCATATGACGAAGGCGGCCAGCGTCGCTATGAGAAGTGGGAAGCATTGGATGAGGTGTTTCGATCACTAGGGGAGAAGGCGCCCACAGCGGTTGAAGCTCTCAGTTTCCCGACATTAGTAACTTTGGGAAAGAAGTAA
- a CDS encoding bacterial alpha-L-rhamnosidase-domain-containing protein, which produces MKVINLRVEHYREFAVINEEKPRISWSFEGLEEKWSQRAYEVSLHRGQPRKTETFSVASSQSLYVPWPSRRLESRELVTLKVRAQSEDSAWTSWSAPLQIEVGLLETTDWHCTLIQPSINRDLSKPVQPVRFRKDFHLKEAPQQARLYITAHGLYESFINGTRIGDHVLAPGWTSYDHQLPYQTFDLLKQLKKGENVIAAEVAEGWYCGRLGFAGGERNIWGSSVGLFAQILITYSDGSTEVVGTDRSWRWSHGPLLQAEIYDGELYDSRLECPGWNEPSFLDKGWQSVRLGQFNLSTLQVPSDSPPVRRIQTLHAEKKLQSPQGSTILDFGQNLVGWVRCDLTGPKGHTVRLIHAEVLKNGECATAPLRDAKCTDTVILSGQPLVYEPRFTFHGFRYVQITGYDFDQVDLNNFRAVVIHTDMPRTGWFECSDEMLNKLHENVVWSMRGNFISVPTDCPQRDERLGWTGDLQAFAPTAAYLYDTGGILKTWLRGLAFEQTEDGKGIPPLFSPNIWKGRPNIPSAIWGDALISVPWDLYQSSGDTAFLADLYDNMNEWLTKGVKRDQDGLLWDPNHSQLGDWLEPGAPADDPGNGPTDEILVSNAFLIHMTDIMAQISGILGREKDCELWTKQVANLRARFAQIYITDEGRVVSDTQTALALAINFSLFPTPRQQDTAAARLVHLIRRNARFKIATGFAGTPILGHALNKINQHQLFYRMLMHKKPPSWLYPVTMGSTTIWERWDSMLPDGTLNSSNMTSFNHYALGAVANWMHTTIAGIQPLEPGWKRIRISPVPGATITSCHARFLSPYGEVDVSWELRGDEIHLSATIPGNTEAEVTLPGGEPESVGSGRHVFSRAYTRPEWPPLPIYAPFVPHDDDEP; this is translated from the coding sequence ATGAAGGTCATTAACTTACGTGTTGAGCATTACCGGGAATTTGCAGTCATCAACGAGGAGAAGCCTCGCATCTCTTGGTCATTTGAAGGCCTGGAAGAAAAGTGGTCTCAACGGGCATATGAGGTCTCTCTACACCGTGGTCAACCCAGAAAGACCGAAACGTTCTCGGTCGCATCCTCACAGTCCCTTTATGTACCATGGCCATCCCGACGACTAGAATCGCGAGAGCTTGTAACACTCAAAGTTCGGGCCCAGTCCGAGGATTCGGCGTGGACGTCATGGTCAGCTCCCCTGCAGATCGAGGTTGGATTACTCGAAACCACCGACTGGCACTGTACCTTGATTCAACCCTCAATCAATCGGGACTTGTCCAAGCCAGTTCAACCAGTGAGATTCAGAAAGGACTTTCACCTCAAGGAAGCGCCACAACAGGCTCGTTTATACATCACCGCACACGGTCTCTACGAGAGCTTCATCAACGGGACCAGGATCGGAGACCACGTGCTTGCGCCTGGGTGGACGTCTTATGACCATCAACTGCCGTACCAGACTTTTGATCTCCTAAAACAGCTAAAGAAAGGAGAGAATGTCATCGCCGCGGAGGTTGCCGAGGGTTGGTATTGCGGCAGGTTGGGCTTTGCAGGTGGTGAGAGGAATATCTGGGGCTCTTCGGTCGGCTTGTTTGCTCAAATTCTGATCACATACAGCGATGGAAGCACAGAGGTTGTCGGAACAGACagaagttggagatggagcCACGGCCCCTTACTTCAAGCCGAGATCTACGATGGTGAACTGTACGATTCTAGGTTGGAATGCCCTGGATGGAACGAGCCGTCATTCTTGGACAAGGGCTGGCAGAGCGTTCGCCTTGGTCAATTCAATCTCTCGACTTTGCAAGTACCATCTGATAGCCCACCAGTCCGGCGAATACAAACCCTCCACGCGGAAAAGAAATTGCAGAGCCCCCAAGGAAGCACCATCCTTGACTTTGGGCAGAACCTGGTTGGCTGGGTACGATGTGATCTTACTGGGCCAAAGGGTCATACTGTTCGTCTCATACATGCTGAGGTCTTGAAAAATGGTGAGTGTGCCACTGCGCCACTTCGAGATGCCAAGTGTACCGACACAGTCATCTTGTCGGGTCAGCCTCTGGTTTATGAGCCTCGTTTCACGTTTCACGGGTTTCGCTACGTGCAGATCACAGGCTACGACTTTGATCAGGTCGACCTGAACAACTTCCGCGCCGTCGTCATCCACACAGATATGCCCCGAACTGGATGGTTTGAGTGTTCAGATGAGATGTTGAATAAGCTGCATGAGAATGTAGTTTGGTCCATGAGGGGAAATTTCATCTCGGTTCCCACAGACTGTCCTCAAAGAGATGAGCGTCTTGGATGGACCGGGGATCTACAAGCGTTCGCTCCCACTGCAGCCTATCTCTATGATACTGGAGGCATCCTCAAAACTTGGCTTCGAGGCCTGGCTTTTGAGCAGACCGAAGATGGCAAGGGTATCCCGCCGCTTTTCTCTCCCAATATTTGGAAAGGACGTCCAAATATCCCATCTGCCATCTGGGGAGATGCACTCATCAGTGTACCATGGGATCTTTACCAGTCCTCCGGCGACACAGCGTTTCTTGCAGATCTCTATGACAACATGAATGAGTGGTTAACAAAGGGTGTCAAGCGAGACCAAGATGGCCTTCTGTGGGATCCTAATCACTCTCAACTTGGTGACTGGCTTGAGCCTGGTGCACCCGCTGATGACCCGGGCAATGGACCGACAGACGAGATTCTAGTTTCGAATGCTTTTCTCATCCATATGACAGATATCATGGCCCAGATCTCTGGCATCTTGGGTCGTGAAAAAGATTGTGAGCTGTGGACAAAACAAGTAGCCAACTTGCGTGCGCGCTTTGCTCAGATTTACATCACTGACGAAGGAAGAGTTGTGTCAGACACTCAGACAGCCCTAGCACTAGCCATTAACTTCTCGCTCTTTCCCACTCCCAGGCAGCAAGATACAGCAGCAGCACGTCTTGTCCATCTGATTAGACGCAACGCGCGTTTCAAGATTGCTACGGGCTTCGCAGGGACACCTATTCTCGGGCATGCgctcaacaagatcaaccaACACCAGCTCTTTTATAGAATGCTCATGCACAAAAAGCCGCCATCTTGGCTCTACCCGGTCACTATGGGCTCTACAACCATCTGGGAAAGATGGGATAGTATGCTTCCAGACGGGACACTAAACTCATCTAACATGACAAGCTTCAATCACTATGCATTGGGAGCTGTAGCAAACTGGATGCACACCACGATTGCCGGTATACAACCGCTGGAGCCTGGTTGGAAGAGAataaggatctctccagtGCCAGGAGCAACAATCACGTCTTGTCACGCTCGATTCCTCAGCCCCTATGGTGAGGTAGACGTAAGTTGGGAACTGAGGGGCGATGAAATACATCTGTCGGCCACAATTCCTGGAAATACAGAGGCAGAAGTCACACTGCCTGGTGGAGAGCCGGAATCCGTGGGGTCTGGAAGACATGTCTTCTCTCGTGCCTACACTCGGCCTGAGTGGCCGCCGCTGCCTATCTATGCTCCTTTTGTTCcgcatgatgatgatgaaccaTAG
- a CDS encoding uncharacterized protein (expressed protein): MTSPPTRSWWSSSVESTLTWPSLRPYHLLKAPLTSVIDMNDDFEAVRLNADPHYASVRLPVHLPPPNGALDDRAEMTQLIERFVKYIHAKQPLVDLGVLYSQISVVEEEGLGWDAPTCLLLMACALGSICMPYDHRKLEEYSEASIDPEQYLRSREYFDAGLKRLGFIMGHASIVGAQCFFLTAGYYVTTFKPLASWRCLNNASIMCKDVLTKSLGGSAMIQAALGNTKKKPDNAHRKLFWSCLKTEREVASELGLEIANAQLIQYENMSSLLPDLEPSWSSPPGIGGSSDSSAAQHEQSWMYYLTDISLRKLEIRIESFFATQQAEQHQPVNVDRESFYRDILNTLADLDNQIMVHFVNLPDSITIETDESGHSPDDLREYLRLRLIIIRHTLSRPALHFILHRDLDGLSMSLQAQANELANRALRIDRYLVTHGLTTHRHPGTWLGIRYCACAALEIIATSKSGIPGLDCLPVWEPGMQKLKIALAYWGAESADARMYLEWIVRLESPPLETGCETGISAMDAD; encoded by the exons ATGACTTCTCCACCCACTCGGTCATGGTGGTCCTCATCGGTTGAATCTACACTAACATGGCCGAGCCTTCGCCCCTACCACCTCTTGAAGGCGCCTCTGACCTCGGTTATTGACATGAACGACGACTTTGAAGCTGTAAGGCTGAATGCGGATCCTCACTATGCTTCGGTTCGTCTGCCAGTTCATCTCCCCCCTCCCAATGGGGCACTTGATGATCGAGCCGAAATGACGCAGCTCATCGAACGATTCGTCAAGTACATTCACGCTAAGCAGCCCCTGGTCGACCTCGGGGTTCTCTACAGTCAGATCTCCGTGGTAGAGGAGGAAGGGCTTGGCTGGGATGCACCTACATGTCTGCTG TTAATGGCTTGTGCCCTAGGGAGTATCTGCATGCCATATGACCACAGAAAGTTAGAGGAGTACTCAGAGGCGTCAATAGATCCGGAACAGTACCTGCGCAGCCGCGAGTACTTCGATGCCGGCCTCAAAAGACTTGGTTTCATTATGGGCCATGCGAGCATTGTCGGTGCACAGTGTTTCTTCCTGACTGCTGGGTACTACGTAACGACATTCAAACCGCTCGCCTCATGGAGATGCTTGAACAACGCGAGTATCATGTGCAAAGATGTATTGACCAAGAGCCTAGGCGGGTCAGCCATGATTCAGGCGGCTTTAGGGaacacgaagaagaagccagatAATGCACATCGTAAACTCTTCTGGAGTTGTCTCAAGACAGAGAG AGAAGTCGCCTCTGAACTGGGGCTTGAAATTGCAAACGCTCAGCTGATTCAGTATGAGAACATGTCATCCCTTCTACCAGACCTAGAACCTTCATGGTCATCCCCTCCCGGCATAGGTGGCAGTTCTGATTCATCGGCCGCACAACACGAGCAGAGCTGGATGTACTACTTGACAGACATCTCGCTTCGGAAGCTGGAAATCCGAATCGAATCATTTTTCGCCACTCAACAGGCAGAGCAACACCAACCAGTCAACGTGGACCGCGAGTCATTCTACCGAGACATTCTCAACACCCTGGCAGATCTAGATAACCAGATCATGGTACATTTCGTTAACCTTCCGGATTCTATCACCATTGAGACAGACGAGTCCGGCCATTCCCCCGACGACCTGCGAGAATATTTGAGGCTCCGATTGATCATCATTCGCCACACACTGAGCAGGCCTGCCCTCCACTTCATTCTTCATCGAGACCTCGACGGACTATCCATGTCGCTACAAGCTCAGGCCAACGAGCTTGCAAATAGAGCTCTCCGGATCGATAGATACCTTGTAACCCATGGACTTACTACACATCGCCACCCCGGGACCTGGCTCGGTATTCGTTACTGCGCATGTGCGGCGTTAGAGATCATAGCCACATCAAAGAGTGGTATACCGGGTCTAGACTGTCTTCCAGTCTGGGAGCCCGGCATGCAGAAGTTGAAGATTGCACTTGCGTATTGGGGTGCTGAGAGTGCGGATGCCAGGATGTATCTTGAGTGGATTGTGCGCTTGGAATCACCACCGCTAGAAACTGGTTGTGAGACTGGTATTTCAGCCATGGATGCTGATTGA
- a CDS encoding general substrate transporter — MEHDTKPSVEMVESKKGDVSLAINQHDATSLTLLQSLKQNYKSVIFSILMATGPMAFGFDIIIVGVVTAFPAFLQRFGELQDGMPILPSIWLSLWNASMQIGFMIGSVIVGWVADRFGRKISMMTGSIITAAGIAVVYTCDLSDSMGHRRGTFLAGKIVIGMGLSMMATTCMTYNSEIVPVKLRGFALSLFQFQLVFGQLIAAVVAGSQIPDGFQRMSYRICFATQWALAGTAFISALIVPESPAWLLRKNDEAGARKSFGWLYKPFQVEAAMVALQSTLEHERQEQADTADVTWSECFKGPNFRRMRIIIFASIVQQFHGTTFVANGTYFMIIAGLSPEKSIMVLEIASGLSLAAIMISWFLVDNLGRRRTIMGCTALLAATWLSVGIAGFFSTQAALWYMGVMINLVMVFFNIGSGPVIPIIASETSSVRLRAKANAVGFICNSFMSWVFNFCVPYIFNSDEGNLGGKTGLIFAALSVIAWVVFWFDLPEMKNRTYLELDEMFENKVKTRQFRKYQCQGSI, encoded by the exons ATGGAGCACGACACCAAGCCCAGCGTCGAGATGGTAGAGAGCAAGAAGGGGGACGTCTCCTTGGCTATCAACCAGCACGATGCCACCTCCCTCACTTTGCTACAGTCCCTCAAACAGAACTACAAGTCTGTTATCTTCAGCATCCTCATGGCAACAGGCCCCATGGCCTTTGGCTTCGATATTATCATTGTTGGTGTCGTCACAGCCTTCCCGGCCTTTCT GCAGAGATTCGGCGAGCTTCAAGATGGAATGCCTATTCTGCCATCTATCTGGCTGTCTCTGTGGAATGCTTCGATGCAGATTGGTTTTATGATTGGTTCCGTCATTGTCGGCTGGGTCGCTGATCGATTCGGCCGAAAGATTTCTATGATGACCGGATCTATCATCACCGCGGCCGGTATTGCGGTGGTATATACATGCGACTTGAGCGACTCCATGGGCCATCGTCGCGGTACATTCCTGGCCGGCAAGATTGTTATTGGCATGGGCCTGAGCATGATGGCTACCACCTGCATGACATACAACTCTGAAATCGTCCCTGTCAAGCTACGAGGTTTTGCCCTCTCTTTGTTCCAGTTTCAGCTCGTCTTTGGCCAGCTGATCGCCGCCGTCGTTGCTGGTAGCCAGATTCCTGACGGCTTTCAAAGAATGTCCTATCGCATCTGCTTCGCCACCCAGTGGGCCCTCGCTGGCACGGCCTTCATCTCGGCCCTGATTGTCCCCGAGTCTCCGGCATGGCTCCTCCGAAAGAATGACGAGGCCGGCGCCCGCAAGTCTTTTGGCTGGCTATACAAGCCTTTCCAGGTCGAGGCTGCCATGGTCGCCCTCCAGTCAACCCTCGAGCACGAGAGACAAGAGCAGGCTGACACAGCCGACGTCACCTGGTCAGAATGTTTCAAGGGCCCGAACTTTCGCCGGATgcgcatcatcatcttcgccaGCATTGTTCAGCAGTTCCATGGTACCACCTTTGTCGCCAACGGTACCTACTTCATGATTATCGCCGGCCTTTCCCCAGAGAAGTCTATCATGGTCCTTGAGATCGCCTCTGGTCTGTCCCTGGCTGCTATTATGATTTCCTGGTTCCTCGTCGACAATCTAGGCCGCAGGCGTACCATAATGGGCTGCACAGCACTCCTGGCAGCAACCTGGCTCTCTGTTGGTATCGCTGGCTTTTTCTCAACTCAAGCTGCACTGTGGTATATGGGTGTTATGATCAACCTCGTGATGGTCTTTTTCAACATTGGTTCCGGACCAGTCATTCCCATCATTGCTTCTGAAACCTCTTCTGTCCGACTCCGTGCCAAGGCGAACGCCGTCGGTTTCATCTGCAACAGCTTCATGTCCTGGGTTTTCAACTTTTGTGTCCCTTACATCTTTAACTCGGACGAGGGAAATCTAGGTGGCAAGACTGGTCTTATTTTTGCTGCTCTGTCTGTCATTGCCTGGGTGGTCTTCTGGTTCGATCTGCCTGAGATGAAGAACCGCACCTACCTGGAGCTGGATGAGATGTTTgagaacaaggtcaagactCGCCAATTCCGCAAATACCAGTGCCAGGGTTCTATTTAA
- a CDS encoding Six-hairpin glycosidase-like protein, giving the protein MTVDFETSWIWHPHWNEKPESSSAGEFVYFRKSIDLENIPHGPVKIAITADTRYKLYINKSVVHTGPVKGDDQTWFYDVLDIQPYLVAGRNNIIVHVLRFYHGSQNASSFPRTPFPGLHIRHDSTEGDLEQRALDIQTDETWETALDTCRALPVSGNFDFFLHIFERVDQRESHALTWVAAKPYRFMVNWGLSMPWNLHPRMIPFPRLEQLHPIAIYNIRSTQPRETWERLLDPTLQHETGIVLTKGTVHRVELEMPYHITAYVDFRFARPSTGGSKLEITWSEGYEEQPTRLPFERKKGDRSDTSKSIVGPKDQYIFGGTQLDQALVDYGIAEANDETFSPFHFRTFRYLAMDIEVAQDSDLLLNGIHIVKTNYPLKVLATFPTVEIENESPSWFHKLWEVSLRTLENCMHDCYEDCPFYEQLQYAMDTRSSALFTYVISRDDRLARQAILQFYNSFQPKVGLTASRAPCHHLQIISHFSLFWVCMVTDHYEQFGDREFAASFLPIVDAILYTFGSRLDRETGLLRVSQLAGDWEFVDWSDSYKPFGVPPAAKDTGYLTYTNQLFAYTLQRLSSLESCLGKPSRADEHKHQAELIVQAVRNHCFDGTHFTDGLATLANHTHYSEHCQIWAVLCGAVTGKDAFDLLNRSLALQAKVEGERAHKFTQVSIAMAFYSLRALSFVGDEAYEAQFFSFWAPWRKQLELHMTTWVEDYITQRSDCHAWGSLPLYEYTAEVAGFKLAMINGERVLIFKPRVGLFKAFEAKVPVSGTWQQPILAHVSWQKDQNNEVVLTLSWESEGEDKQEGQQLPVHIILPNRQDEVLKTLSNKQWNLSLGSKQ; this is encoded by the coding sequence ATGACTGTCGATTTTGAGACCTCGTGGATTTGGCACCCACATTGGAACGAGAAGCCAGAATCGTCCTCTGCGGGTGAATTTGTCTATTTCCGCAAGTCCATCGACTTAGAAAATATTCCTCACGGCCCTGTAAAAATTGCTATTACAGCCGATACCAGATACAAGCTCTATATTAACAAGTCGGTGGTTCATACTGGTCCTGTTAAAGGAGACGATCAGACATGGTTCTACGACGTCCTAGACATTCAACCATATCTCGTCGCTGGCCGTAACAATATTATTGTTCATGTTCTTCGGTTCTATCACGGATCACAAAATGCCTCGAGCTTTCCCAGGACCCCATTTCCAGGTTTACACATTAGGCACGACTCAACTGAAGGCGACCTGGAGCAGCGAGCATTGGACATTCAGACGGATGAGACATGGGAGACGGCTCTTGATACCTGCAGAGCTCTCCCCGTCAGTGGGAATTTTGATTTCTTCCTCCATATCTTTGAAAGGGTTGACCAGCGGGAATCCCATGCGCTTACTTGGGTTGCGGCAAAGCCATATCGGTTCATGGTCAATTGGGGTCTCTCTATGCCCTGGAATCTGCATCCTCGGATGATTCCATTCCCTCGACTAGAGCAACTTCATCCCATAGCGATCTATAATATCAGAAGTACACAGCCCCGGGAGACCTGGGAACGTCTTCTTGACCCGACCCTGCAGCATGAGACAGGCATTGTCCTGACCAAAGGCACTGTACATCGTGTCGAACTCGAGATGCCTTACCACATAACAGCCTATGTCGACTTCCGTTTCGCCAGGCCGTCAACTGGTGGTAGCAAGCTGGAAATCACTTGGTCTGAAGGTTATGAGGAGCAGCCTACTAGGCTACCTTTTGAGCGAAAGAAAGGAGACAGATCCGACACTTCAAAGTCCATTGTAGGGCCGAAAGACCAGTATATCTTCGGGGGAACCCAGTTGGATCAAGCTTTGGTTGACTATGGCATTGCAGAAGCCAATGATGAAACTTTCAGTCCTTTTCACTTCCGAACATTTCGATACCTTGCCATGGATATTGAAGTTGCTCAAGATTCGGACCTGCTTCTTAATGGGATACACATTGTTAAAACAAACTACCCTCTGAAAGTGTTGGCCACATTCCCTACAGTCGAGATTGAGAATGAAAGCCCATCATGGTTCCACAAGCTCTGGGAGGTGAGCTTACGCACATTGGAGAACTGTATGCACGACTGCTATGAGGACTGCCCATTTTACGAGCAACTTCAGTACGCCATGGATACAAGAAGCTCAGCACTCTTCACCTATGTGATCTCCCGAGATGATCGACTCGCACGCCAAGCAATCTTACAATTCTACAACTCTTTTCAGCCCAAAGTAGGGTTGACAGCAAGCCGTGCTCCTTGCCACCATCTGCAGATTATTTCCcatttctctcttttctgGGTATGTATGGTAACAGACCATTACGAGCAGTTTGGTGATAGGGAATTTGCAGCTAGCTTCCTACCCATCGTTGATGCCATTCTATACACCTTCGGCAGTCGTCTTGACCGAGAAACTGGCCTCCTTCGCGTTTCTCAATTGGCTGGCGACTGGGAATTTGTTGACTGGAGTGATTCATATAAGCCATTCGGAGTCCCACCCGCCGCAAAGGATACTGGTTACCTGACCTACACGAATCAGTTGTTCGCATATACTCTACAGAGGCTCAGTTCGCTCGAATCGTGTCTGGGCAAGCCATCACGCGCAGATGAACACAAACATCAGGCTGAGTTGATCGTACAAGCCGTCAGAAACCACTGCTTCGACGGTACCCATTTCACGGATGGTCTCGCTACATTGGCAAACCACACCCATTATAGCGAACATTGTCAAATTTGGGCAGTTCTCTGTGGCGCGGTAACTGGCAAAGACGCCTTTGATCTTTTGAATCGCTCTCTTGCTCTACAAGCCAAAGTGGAAGGAGAGCGTGCGCACAAGTTCACACAGGTATCTATAGCAATGGCGTTCTATAGTCTGAGGGCTTTATCCTTTGTTGGCGATGAGGCATACGAAGCCCAATTCTTCAGTTTCTGGGCACCCTGGCGAAAGCAGCTTGAACTCCACATGACAACTTGGGTGGAAGACTACATCACGCAAAGATCGGATTGTCACGCATGGGGCAGCCTTCCTCTATACGAGTATACCGCCGAGGTTGCGGGGTTCAAACTCGCCATGATCAACGGCGAGAGGGTGCTTATCTTCAAGCCGCGAGTGGGCCTTTTTAAGGCTTTCGAGGCCAAAGTTCCAGTAAGTGGTACCTGGCAACAGCCAATACTGGCTCACGTTTCCTGGCAGAAGGACCAGAATAATGAGGTTGTTCTGACTTTGTCATGGGAGAGTGAGGGTGAAGATAAGCAGGAAGGACAGCAGCTCCCTGTCCATATAATCCTACCTAATAGGCAGGACGAAGTTCTGAAAACATTGAGCAACAAGCAATGGAATTTGAGCTTAGGTAGTAAGCAGTGA